aattgcaagaacagaacattagcattatctcaagcatcttatatagacaagatgttgtctaggtataaaatgcaaaattacaAGAAATGATTATTACCTTTCAGACGTGGAATTaacctgtctaaggaacaaagtcctaagacacctcaagaggttgaggatatgaatcgaattccatatgcatcagcagtagggaatttatgtatgcaatgttgtgtactcatttcagtccaatcctggatatgatgaTTGGACTactgttaagaacattctcaagtatcttcggagaacgagagattatatgcttgtgtatggtactaaggatctgattcttactggatacactgattctgacttccaaaccgatattgattctaggaaatcaacttcagggtcagtattcactctgaatggatgAGCAGTTgtatggagaagcatcaagtagagttgtattgctgactccacaatggaagctgagtatgtagctgcaagtgaagcaacaaaagaagcagtatggctcataAAGTTCCTAACGATCTGGAAGTaattcctaatatgcacctacctgtcactctttattgtgacaatagtggaaTAGTTGTAAATTtaaaggaaccacgaagccataaaagaggaaagcatatcgagtggaagtaccatctcatcagggagattgtacatagaggaGACGTAATTGTCACCCAGATAGCTTCACAAAATaacttagttgatccatttacaaagaccctctcgactaaagtgttcgagggtcacctagtgggactaggtcTACTAGATTTtcatcactagggcaagtgggagactTTATGGGTATTgaaatgccctagtttattgtacttgtacgttttattctctccatgtaaactcaacattgtacttgaactattacatgagtacttgaactttatgtggagacataaaagtggatcaggttcgagtaaatagtcaaaatgatctatagtatatgaataaggttgggtaccttattctggtaacactatgggatgcggtctactttgtagttgttacaaagatttgtaaagtgctataaacgaagtgatcctaattcgtacatgttatgacatgaggagtgggggcgtcctatgcaatgagtttttataagatcggaccaagaaataagtcactcttactttataacgttgtttactgtataagactgacgatttcacttagatgacctaggtaactcaatcttaatcctgagctaactatgaactcttgtttatttgggattatccttagatttgcataggtagaGTTGGTTCAatagtgccggctcaataagcctcccatttcaggggtaagactgaatagatagttggggacataggtgcaagatggaattcacgcctacccaatttagggataggagaaaggttgttctctcaagtagtgaatccaggtcttgaacaaagggtcccaccctctcactgggctgagagagttttggtttagtgactCAATCACTAaccagttattcattagaggatcaataggaacttggacataatatatctacagtgaggggagtgcaactatgggctttagtggagtgactcattagttaacaaTGGAGGTTAATTTagtgtaatgagtttagtcaattaatctcgaatcattagAGCCcttgatttgtaggtccgcgaggtccctctactagctcgtaaatggattagctttaaaatagcgtgataagttaatttgaaatgctcaaattagaattaaaaggaattagttattatatgaaatataattacatgtttagttAAACAGAttaggagaattaatatttaaatatgatttaaatatatgaaggtggatttgtgtaaaaattaatttaatatttgatattaaattaattagaattatttaaattgtttaaataattatatattaatttttattaaaaaatttaattttgtaaaattaataataatattttgatttttgaaatcaagttgaattttaaatccaaaactgaaaaagacaaaaacacgaaatggaaaaatggtttttccatTAAAGCCTTCATCTTGCTCACATGAAATCCACTCtctttggcttcaataactccaagcatgagctgcatctcatgcagccatctttTTTGCATGATAgcctgcaatatattgagaagaatggagtggaattgaggcatgcgaAATATAGAGTTTTGCTAATCGTATTGAAGAAAGTTGTTCTTCAAGCAGTGGTGACAGTGAGCTCTTCTCCAATTtaccttcattcaagcttattttgagtcccacaactcaatctaaagttccaagagaatagtggggaagattttgaggtggtctacagcaaggtttggagaagtttgcagctgAGGATCAAAAGTTGAAAAGTTCTATAAAGGTatgacttcaaaccctcttatattagatgagcatgctttagtttttaccaaaattaatgaattagaatgcttattgatccttttTACCTTCAAtgcttgctgatacaatccaacagattttatcttattttattcatttttttaatgttaaatttggattaaattttttttatcccGATTAGGATTTCacttattattttatacatattatcatctaacaaactaaatatttcatttaaatttgatcattttttgtattttttaatcacattttattcattatcatcttattataatattatgccattaatttgtctttttgacaaacaaataagtattTACTTTTGCAATCTCACTGTTTTTGTTATGCCTCTACAATGAGTTAAGCTTATTTCTTAGGTTTGTGGTTAatggagttataaatacagTGTAAGTATTAAAgcttaaatgaaaatggaattatgaATACAACgtaattgtaaataaacgaGCTCTCTTCCTGAATTCTCTCTCctgaattatatttgaatttatattttattatcaaattagattttatttaacTACTTATCGAATTAAtcataataaacaaaaacttcctaatttttctctccaaattatatttgaatttattttttattatcaaatttgattttatctaactaacttttgatttatttaaatatttgttccAAATTGAATTGTACCtaaatattgttattattgGAAATATATTTCACGAgtatattctatacaaagaagtatGCTGAATACAACTTCAGGGGCTAAGAATAGACACCAACCAACCCCTAAAGTCTCTAACCTTCTTAACCACAAAGACTAAGTCTCTAACCTTCTTAACCATAAAGGCTAAGTCTCTAACCTTCCTAACCACAAAGACTAAGTCTAAATAGTTATACATTTAACACCCTCCCTCGAACTCAAGGTATGAATCAACTTGAGTTTATTAAGCAGAAGGAAGCGCACAGAGAATAAAACTTTGGTGAAAGTATCAGCAGGTTACTCAGTAGTAGAAACAGCTCGTAAAATAAGAGTTTTACTCTGAAGATGATGTTGGAAAAAATGACAGTAATTTTCAATATGCTTGGTACGCTTATGAAAagcatcattgtgagcaatctGGATGGCACTATGATTGTCTCAATGAAGGATAGTGGTAGACAGCTAAGGAACACCCATATTAGCAAGAAGCCAGCGAAGCCACAATAACTCTGATATAGCATAAGCCAAGGCACGATATTCAAATTCTGTACTAGAGAGACAACACTCTGTTTCTTATTCCGCCAAGAAATAAGAGAATCGCCAAGGTAGAAAAAATAACTTGAAGTAGAACATCAGTCAGTAGGATTACCAGCCCAATTAGTGACAGAGTAGCCAGATAAAACCAGGGATGACTGTGATGAAAAATGAAGGCCATGTTCTAGAGTCCAGGAAGAATACGGAGAACAGCAGTAAAATGAATGGTTCGAGGGGCAGCCATGAATTGACTTACAATGTGAACAACATATGCAATGTTGGGAAAAGTCACTGTTAGGTAAATTAGGCTACCAATAAGTTGACAGAAGAGAGTGACATCTTCAAAAGGAACGCCATCAAACGGAGTCAGACGAACACTAGGATCGAGTGATGTCGGGGTTGTAGCAGAGCTAATGATCCCGAAATGCACCAATAAGTTTGAAGCATATTTCGCTTGAGACAATGAATAGCCAGCAGTGCTCATTGATACCTCAAGaccaagaaagtaactaagggaacccaaatccttcatctcaaagtgTTCGCCAAGGTAGTattgcaaataaaaaaatagtttgagGATTATCTCCAGTAATagtcatatcatcaacatatagaagaagaagaacaatacCATGGTCCGTCTGATGTGTAAAAAGTGTCGTGTCATAAGGACTCGATGTAAAACCAAGTTGAACAATGGTGGAGCTGAAAGTTGCAAACCAGGCCCGCAGGGTTTGTTCAACCCATACAATGCTCGACGAAGAAGGCACACTTTCTAAGATGGTGGAGAGATACCTAGGGGTGATTGCATGTAGACTTCCTCAAATAAAGCTCCATTAAGGAAAGcattcttgacatccatttgaaatAGAGAGCACTGTTTGGTTGCAGCAATGGCTAAGAGACTTCTAATGGATGTCATCTGGGCCACAAGTgtaaaggtttcttcataatcaatccCATATTCTTAAGAGTATCCTTTTGCCACCAGTCGGGCTTTATATCATTCAATAGGACCATGAGAGTGAGTCCTGATCTTGTAAACCCACTTGCAACCAATAGACTTATTACCAGAAGGTAAGTCAACATAGTCCCATGTATGCATCTTGTCTAAGGCCTGGAGTTCATCACTCATAGCTTGCTGTCACAGAGGGTTAGTATTCGCCTCATGGAAAGAGGTAGGTTCAATCAAGTAACTGGTAGTggaaaaacaatgaaaatctcGAAGGTGAGCAGGAGATGCCCTTACAAGAGTGGAGCGTCGAATAGGAGAAGCAAGATCAGGTGTAGGTTCAGACTCCATAGGTGAGACAAATGACGAATCGGGATCGACAATGACGGGCTCAGATTGCTCAAGCTCAGTATCACGAAAAGGTGCAGATGAAGGAAAAAGATCAACAGACTCATTAGGAAGAAAGAGATGAGGACCTAAAAGAAAAGCATAAAAGGTCGAAAGACTATAAAACATTGTATGCTCCCAGAAAGTGACATGACGAGAGATGCACACTCTATTTGAAAGAGCATCCCAACAACGAAAACCTTTATGCTCGGTTCCGTAGCCAAGAAAGCAACAAAAACGCGCACATGGTTCTAATTTGGTATGTTCATAGGGATAGAGAAGGACAAAACATGCACAACCAAAGACTTTGAGGGTAGAGTAATCAAGAGGAGTATCGTATAACAATTCAAATGGAGGAACATTATAAAGGACGGACGAAGGGAGACGATTGATTGTGTAGACAGAAGTAAGGGTAGCCTCTCCCCAAAATTCGGTAGGACAGGAGGCAGACAGGAGATGAGCTCGAACAGAATCCAAAATGTGGCAATATTTACGCTCCACTCACCCATTCTGTTGAGAGGTATGGGGACAAGAGCGTTGGACAAGAGTGCCTTGCTAAGTGAGAAAGGAAATAAGTTTGGAATACGAAGAGATCTGATTATACGAGATAACTGAGTGTGAACCATATTAACAAAATCAAGATATATTTGAGGTAAGGTAGAACAatgtttaagaaaatatatccagGTGAATcgagaataatcatcaataagcAAGACAAAATAGCAATATCCAGTAACAGTAGAAGTAAGAGTAGGACACCAAATGTCAGAGTGAATTAAGTCAAAAGGCTTATTGCATATAGAATTGGACTAAGAAAATGATAATGCAGGTTATTTAGCAAGTTTGCAATTCACATAATCAAAGCAAATAAACTTGGAaacattattcaaatttttactaGAAATCAAATGATGAAATTTTTCAAGAGAAACATGACCAAAACGAAAACGCCACTAATATATAGCAGAGTCGGTGACAGAAGAATAAAGAAAGCAAGAAGGCAGCTAAAGTGATGTAAGTTCAAACAATCTTCTCACTTTGCTACTGACACCAACTTTCTGTCCCTTCCGTGGATCTTGAACCTGACACCCagtagaaggaaaaaaatactGTTAAACCAAGATCACAGAACTGTTCGACCGAGGCAAGATTAAAGGTTAGGTTTGAAACACAATAAGTATTGGAAAGTTGGAGTGTGGGAGTGTCGATGGATCCAATATGGGATATGGTCATACAATTACCGTCGGCAGCATAGATGGGAATAAGGGATCTGGCAGGAGTGGGTATAGTCAAAAGGGAAAAATCAGAAGTCATATGATTGCAACATGCAGAAATAAGAAGCCACCGATTACCTGTAAAAATCGCAAGGGCGGAAGAATTTGATGAAATCACCTGTATAAGCAAGTCTTGCAAATCACTCAGCTGAAAATTAGACTGAGAAGGTTCAGAATCAGTAGAGGAGACGACAGTAGCAGCAGAGGCATAACCAGGCTTAC
The genomic region above belongs to Benincasa hispida cultivar B227 unplaced genomic scaffold, ASM972705v1 Contig55, whole genome shotgun sequence and contains:
- the LOC120069703 gene encoding uncharacterized mitochondrial protein AtMg00810-like; protein product: MKDLGSLSYFLGLEVSMSTAGYSLSQAKYASNLLVHFGIISSATTPTSLDPSVRLTPFDGVPFEDVTLFCQLIGSLIYLTVTFPNIAYVVHIVSQFMAAPRTIHFTAVLRILPGL